The segment CAAGATATTTCTGTAGAAAAACAAGAACTCTTTCAGTTGGATGAAAAAGCGATGAAGGGCTATGACCAAGTCCTGTTCTTGGCGGGACTGAGCAACGATCCCATGGCCGAATTTAATCCCGCCCTTAATTTCATCCAAAATGGCGCCTTGCCCACCTATCTCGCCTATCAAGCGAAACAGGCAGGGGTCAAGCGTTTTATTTATGCCTCATCTTGTTCCGTCTATGGATATACCCTCAACACGCTCTACGATGAAAGCGCGCCAACTACCTGCGCCTATCCCTACGGTATCTCCAAACTCGCAGGAGAACACGGCGTCTTCCACCAACAAAACGAGGACTTCTCCGTCATCATACTTCGTCAGGGCACCGTGAACGGATACAGTCCGCGCATGCGCTTTGACCTCATTATCAACACCATGTTTAAGAGCGCTCTGACGACAGGAAAGATTACCGTCAACAACCCCTCTATTTGGCGGCCCCTCATTGATATACGGGACACGGCATCTGCCTTTGATCGTGCGGTACAAGCAGACCCATCCATTAGCGGTATCTTTAATGTGGCCTATGACAACTTCACCGTGGGGCAGGTGGCAGATCTCGTCAAAAATGCCGTGGAACAACGTACCGGCAAGTCGATTGGTATTGACTTGCGCAACATCACCGATTATCGCAATTACAAAGTGACTGTTGAAAAAGCGCAAACCTTCCTGGGCTTCCACCCAATCCATGATGTAGCAAGCACGATCAACGAACTCTTTGATCATCTCAGCACCTACGGCGACTTCACCAATCCCGCCTTTTATAACATCGAAACGTTTAAGACACTCCCCGCATCCGCCTTACTGTCAGCAGATGGAGAGCAACGGTGAACAATAATCTCGAACGCTTCCTAGACAGACGGGCCGGCGCTGTCTTATGCTTCTTTGCCACCATAGCTGATAAGCTGCGACTCATACTGCCGGGCAGCCGACGCAACGCTCCCGTAAAACGATTGATTTTTGTGAAACCCGTCGAACAGGGTGCCTTGGTCTTGGCCTATGACGCGTTCAAACAGGCCGCAGATAAATTGGGCCGTGAAAATGTCTTTGCCTTTGTCTTTTCCGAAAACAGAGAGATTCTGGATATTCTCGATGTTATCCCTCACGAAAACATTATTACCGCCCGCGGAAATAATGTGTTCAACCTTACCATAGATCTGTTGCGTGCCCTCTTCAAAATGCGAAGAGCCCATATTGATACAGCCATCGATTTAGAAATTTACGCGCGCTTATCTATCCTGATTTGTTGGCTCTGCGGCGCAAAGAAACGGGTAGGGCTTCACCGCTTCAACAGTGAAGGACCCTATAGAGGCTCGTTGGTTACCCATCGCGTTCAATACAATCCTTATCTGCATATATCTCAGGCCTTTGATGTTTTTGTACGATCCGCCTTCACGGAAACACTTTCTCTGCCGCTGCTCAAAGAAGTGCCTCAAACACCTCTTTGCCCGCTGCCTCCTTTTATACCGAAGCCCGAAGAATTGCAAGAACTAAAACAAATCTTGAAAGACTTTTACCCGTCCTACGCAAAGGAAAATGCGAAGACTGCGCCCTTAGTTTTATTCAATCCCAAAAGCCTAGACGAATTACCCGCCCGAAAATGGGCCGATGAAAATTTTGTGGCACTGGGACAAAAACTTTTGAAATCTCATCCCAATGCCCGGATCATCATCACCGGATTGTCTAATGAGCAACAAGCCTGTGAAGCCATGGCGCAGGACATTGATGCGAAACAATGCTTATGTCTTGCAGGACGCCTTTCCTTACGGGGATTAATGACACTCATGACCTTGGCCGATGCACTCGTCACCTCAGACAGCGGCCCCGCTCATTTTGCAGCCTTAACGCCCATAGGCGGTGTGGTACTTTTCGGTCCAGAGACTCCTTTACTCTATAGTCCCCTATCCGATCGCATGCGCGTCATTCATCTCGGGTTCGCATGCAGCCCTTGCTTTTCACCCATGAACTATCGGCTCTCCCCCTGTAAAGATAACCAATGTTTAAAACAAATAAGCGTGGAGCAGGTACACCGGGAATTATGTCTTGTTCTTGATGAGGCGCCTACAGCGCAACGACAAAGCCTCACGGAAGAATAAAACCCTGCCCGCGACAGAAAATGGTCAGACGAACGTGCCCACCACGGGGCGCAGCCTCTAAAGTTTAACGGGGGCTGCAACTTGACCCCAAAATGGAAACTTTCGAAAATAGACGCGATACCCTTATAAACACCACTCTAAATTTGATATACTTTGTGACGGAGGATATTCATTGATTACTGCAAGCATATTTGATACGAAGGAAGCCCTCTACCAAGCCGTATTGCGCCAAATGGGCATCGTCATCCAACAAAATACGTCAACTCCGACAGCGCTCATGGTGCCGGGCGGCAATACGCCGCGGCCCCTTTTTGAAGCACTGGCAGAAGCGCCTATCGCACCAACACCGCAATTCTATCTCGGCTACACCGACGAAAGACACGTACCTGATACGGATCCGCAAAACAATTACAGGCTTACCGTGGATATGATCCGCGCTTTGGAACTCTCTCCTTTCCATGTGTTACGCGTCCAAACCCACCTCTCTTTAGAGGAAGCGGCAGCACGCTATCATATGCGTTGGCAAGACTTCTTTGATCAGGGCGGAGAAATCCCACTCGGACTCCTCGGTCTGGGAGATGACGGACATACCTGCTCCCTTTTCACACGGGAACAAGTCGAAGCCTGCGACGGCGTCACCTTTGCAGCACCCGTACAGCGTGAACCCGGTCCCAATCGTATCACCGTAACACCTGCCCTCTTGGCAAGGATCAAACACATCATCTTTTTTGTAACGGGACAGGCCAAGGCGGCCATAGTTGATGCCATACTGAATAACCCGGAATCGGTGACAGCCGGCATGGCAGTCGCCCAAGCAGCCCGTGTTTCTTTATGGTATGCACCGCAGGATTGATCAGCGATATTTTTTGCTTTGATCTACCCTATTCAGGTATACTATACCCCGATGTGTGGGACGTATAAGTCCTGTACTTTTCCTTTCTTTTTTCGGGGCCGTAGCTCAGTTGGGAGAGCGCTTGACTGGCAGTCAAGAGGTCAGGAGTTCGATCCTCCTCGGCTCCACCAAAAACAAAACGCAGCAATTGAAGCCTTTCTGTTGTTGCGTTTTTTTTGTGGCTAGCCTAAGGCTCGGCTGCCCGCTGCAAAGAACCTGCGACCCGCCTAAAAATACAAGCTCAGCTGCGCGAACAAGCTGAAAGGGGCGGCACCGAACTCGCTGCGTAAAACGCCATTTCTAGGCGTAGGGCCCCACGGGAAAAAAGCGCTTAAGGTCACCGTTGCCGTGTCGCTGGCGGACCAAACCAAGGAAGGCACCGCAATACCGGATGCGTCCGTTAGACTTTCCAAGATACTCAGACTGCTCAATAGCGTCTCATTAATCGGGTACGCCAATTGAAGCGCTAAATCGTGTTGTCCAAGAATTTGGCTGTCACCCCGCAAGAAACGCTTTATAAAATCCTTGTTGAACAACTGTTGGGTCGCATCTGCAGCATGACGCAGCCCAAAGCCTGAATAATGGTATTCGCTGAAAAAAGTCAGGCCATTGCCCACGTTAAAGGTGTAGGATCCGCCTAAAACCAGTTTCGCCGTTAGGTTTCTGTTGCCGAAGAGACCGCCGCCCGGCTGTTCTTCCGGTGTGTGGAATAGCGCCAACTCACTATGAACCGATGCGCCGCCCAAAGCCGCGGAAAGGACACCGGCAAACATGGCATCTTCCCCCCGTTTGCCCGCAATAATTTCACCGTCCCAATCGCCCACATACCCGCGGAAACGACCCAGCAAAGCGGAATCGTCCCAACTCCTCCCCACCACCGTAATCAACTCTAAGGACGAGGTCGGCGTACTCTGGTATTCCAGACGCAGCGCATCCACGCCCCGGCGCCAATCACGATCCACCTCAAGGGGGGAAAAGGGCGCAAAGATATCAACGGCACTGAAAAGCAGTCCCCTTCCAAATCCAATGGCTTGCCGCCCTACGGTGATCAATCCCCAATCCGGTTTTATAGTCACCGAAGCGCGATCAATTTCATGACGATAGTTGAATATATCACCATCCCGAGCGATCTGCCAATCCAAAGGAACGACCCGCCAAGGTGACTGGGACAGGGAAGAAAGGATGTTGCCTGCGAAATTAACGCCGCCGCCATGGGAAGAACGTTGCGCGCCGTGTTCATTGGCGAATTCGGCGGAAATACGATCGCTCAGCTTCAGATTTACGCCAAAGCGAAGGCGTGTCATTCCGACCAGTTCCGTGGAGTTGGGATAAATCCAAGGATCCGAAGGGTTCGCGCTGGCGTTGCCCGTGAGCTTCAAGGTCGTACGCAAATCGGCGGAGCGCCCTTCATCATCAGACCATAATTCTAAGGCGGCGACTCCTTGTGCCCACACAAGTACGATCGCGGCGACAAGGAAAAACGGTAGTGACACCCTTTTCCTGAAAGTCGGACGCCCCTGATTAAAGCTGTCCATCACCATCCGTTTCTTTAACAATATCTTTGGCAATTTTTCCATCCACTAGGGTGATTACCCGGCGCGCATAGTCAATCACACGCGGGTCATGGGTTGAAAAAATAAAGGTGGTACCTAGACGCTCATTGAGTTCGCGCATCATATCCAAAAGAATCCCTGCATTTTCTCCGTCCAGATTTGCCGTAGGCTCGTCAGCCAACACCAATTTGGGCTGTGAGGCAACAGCGCGCGCCACTGCAACCCGCTGCTGCTGTCCGCCGGACATCTGCGTGGGCCGTCGATCGGCGTACTTCTCCAATCCCAATTGTGCCAGCACTTCCCGCGCCCGTTTTCTGCGGTTCTTATTGACCCCTTGCAATTCCAAAACGAATTCCACATTCTCTTGCGCTGTCAATACGGGGAAGAGATTATAGGCTTGAAAGACAAAACCGAGTGAATGAAGCCGCAAATCGGCCCGCTGACGCAAGCTCATAGAAGACACGTTTTGACCCAAAACTTCAAGGGATCCTTCCGTGACCGCATCCAAGGCGCCGATTAAATTGAGCAAAGTCGTCTTGCCGCTCCCCGACGGGCCCACAATAGCCAAGAAATCGCCTGCCTTCACTTCTAAATCAATACCGCATAGCGCAGTCGTTTCTATTTCACCGCTGCGATATATCTTCACAACATTCTTTACATGAACCAAAGTCTCATCACGAATGGTAACAGCCATAATTTATTGTGTCCTTAATGCGTCTGCCGGATCAATTTGCGCCGCCTTCCACGCCGGATATAAAGACGCCACCACCGGTGCAGTAATAGAAATAACCAAGGCATAAGTGATCAGCCAAGAGCCGAAAGACCCGTAAATGCGGGGATCCAACAATATGTTACTGGGTCCCAAGCCTTCAGGGTTGAAGAAGAGCAGATTGATGCCGTAGGTGGCAAGATACCACGAGACAACACCGCCTACGAAGAGCGCAACCAGAGCGCCGCCCACACCAATGAGCAAGGATTCCACAAATACAATCAATGTAATCTGGCCGCCCTTCATGCCTAAAGCCGAAAGAATCGCGAATTCTTGTCGCCGCTCCAAGACAGCGGTCAATTGCGCGCTCATAATGCCCAAGGCAACAACGACAATCACAATCGTCGTCAATAGACGCATAATCGCTTTGTCGCCCTGCATCCCGGAAGCAAGGGCAGGCAGCACTTCCTTCCACGTAATGACCAAGTTGTTCTCGGGCATCTTCTCAGCCAATTGATTAGATACTGTGTCCAGCGCATTATAATCCTTGAGAAGAATCACGATTTCACCGGCTCCGGGAATCTCGGTGATCGCTTCGAGCGCCTCAAGGGTCACATGGCAAATACTCAAATCCAGATCTTGACTGCCCGTCTCTAAAATGCCGACAATGCGAAGGATGGCGCTGTGGATATCTTCCAGACCCGGCACCGTGATAAACAAGTCGTCGTCTAACTCGACACTCAGCCGTTTCGCCAGCGATTTTCCGATCACGATCGAATCCAATTCTTCGGGATAGAGATAGCGCCCCTCCAATTGGCTTCGGCTTATAACTCGGTTCACTTCAGATTCTGTTTCCGGTTGCAGCGCCATGATCTGCACGCCGCTGGAACGATTGCCGAAGGCGAGCAAGCCATTGGCACGGGCACGAGCCGAACAAGCGCGTACCCCCGGATTTTGCCGCACCTTTTCCAGGCTCTCCTCCCAGTCGCTGAGCCGCAAAGAATTTTCCCTCAAATCCGGCCACTTCCGATGCACAATCATCAAATGTCCCGACCCGCTTTCCGCCACGGCACGCACCTGCATTTCAAACGCGCCATTCATCCATGACAAAGCAATCAACGACATGGCGCAGCCTACCCCCACACCAACCATAGAAATAAGGGTACGCCGCACGTGGCGCGTCAGACTCCGTGAAGCATATTTATAAAGTACCGTACCAAATCTCATGTGCGGTGCATAGCCTCCACCGGTTCAAGCCGCGCAGCAATCAACGCGGGCCACAGCGACGCTAAAATAGAAGTCAAGGTTACAGCAACAAGACCATAAACAACGTGCTGCAGTTTCAGACGTGGATAAATTACAAGGGAAAAGGAGATCTCTTTGTAGGTAATGGAGGTATCCGCGCCGCTGCCGCCCAAGAAACCATAATTAAAACCCGTATAGGATAAGATGGTGCTGATGGCTACACCGATAAAGGTACCCACCGCGATACCGATCAATCCTAAAATTACCGATTCAAAAATCACCATATTCACCAAACGCGCGGGCCGTGCGCCCATGGCTAGAAGCAGCCCAAATTCATGCTTTCGCTCAAAGGTCGACATCATGGCAGTATTGGCGATTCCCGCAGCGGCAGCGATGAATACAATGCTCAAAAACAGGATATCAAACCACTTCTTAACATTGATGACCATCACAATTTCCGGAATCGCCTCGCGCCACGTCTTAATAGAGGCGTCCTTTAAGGCAGGGATGTGGGTGATCGCCTCTTTCAGCGAATCAGCTTTCATAAAATCATAGCCGTAAACTGCCAACTCATGAACTTGATCCGGCATCATCAACAACTCGCCCGCCTCTTCAATGGGCATGACAACGCCGAGGGTTTTAATCAATTCCACATTGGAATCAACAATCGTTTTGACCGTAAACAATTCACTCACCGGGAAGCCGTCCACGTCGGTACTGATCACGGCAATTAATTGCTTCTCCTTCAAGTTCAAGCGGTTCGCGAGAACGGTGCCGATAATCACTTCCCCCTTTGCAGGCCATTCTTCGGGCGGTACGCCCTCCAGTAAGCCGCCCCGCTTTGTTTCCGCGTCAATATCCAAACCGGCGATCATACCGGCTTCCGCTTCCGCCGGGGATTCCGATTTCTCGCCCGATGCCACCAACGCAAAAGTCACAATGCGCGGCGAAACACGAACCGTTTCCTTTAGCCCTTCAATCGCTTTCCGCGTTTCGGCAAGATGATCAATATAAAGATCCGCCGCTCGTTAATCATGCCACAGCGGATCCTGGATCTGGATGTGACCAACCAAAGGACCGGTAACCGTTTCCAAAATATCTTGGAAAAAGCCTTCCATCAGGCTGTTCACAACGATTAAGGTCAACTGGCCGAGGGCAATTGCTCCGATAGCGAGCAGGGTGCGCTTCATATTACGCCCCAGATTACGCCAACCCATACGCAGAGTTATAAAAGACATTGGCGACCCTCGTGATTATTGAGATT is part of the Candidatus Hydrogenedentota bacterium genome and harbors:
- a CDS encoding SDR family oxidoreductase, which produces MKLLVAGGAGYIGSVLVPMLKQYGYDVHVVDLLWFGNYLPQDISVEKQELFQLDEKAMKGYDQVLFLAGLSNDPMAEFNPALNFIQNGALPTYLAYQAKQAGVKRFIYASSCSVYGYTLNTLYDESAPTTCAYPYGISKLAGEHGVFHQQNEDFSVIILRQGTVNGYSPRMRFDLIINTMFKSALTTGKITVNNPSIWRPLIDIRDTASAFDRAVQADPSISGIFNVAYDNFTVGQVADLVKNAVEQRTGKSIGIDLRNITDYRNYKVTVEKAQTFLGFHPIHDVASTINELFDHLSTYGDFTNPAFYNIETFKTLPASALLSADGEQR
- a CDS encoding glycosyltransferase family 9 protein gives rise to the protein MNNNLERFLDRRAGAVLCFFATIADKLRLILPGSRRNAPVKRLIFVKPVEQGALVLAYDAFKQAADKLGRENVFAFVFSENREILDILDVIPHENIITARGNNVFNLTIDLLRALFKMRRAHIDTAIDLEIYARLSILICWLCGAKKRVGLHRFNSEGPYRGSLVTHRVQYNPYLHISQAFDVFVRSAFTETLSLPLLKEVPQTPLCPLPPFIPKPEELQELKQILKDFYPSYAKENAKTAPLVLFNPKSLDELPARKWADENFVALGQKLLKSHPNARIIITGLSNEQQACEAMAQDIDAKQCLCLAGRLSLRGLMTLMTLADALVTSDSGPAHFAALTPIGGVVLFGPETPLLYSPLSDRMRVIHLGFACSPCFSPMNYRLSPCKDNQCLKQISVEQVHRELCLVLDEAPTAQRQSLTEE
- a CDS encoding ABC transporter ATP-binding protein; its protein translation is MAVTIRDETLVHVKNVVKIYRSGEIETTALCGIDLEVKAGDFLAIVGPSGSGKTTLLNLIGALDAVTEGSLEVLGQNVSSMSLRQRADLRLHSLGFVFQAYNLFPVLTAQENVEFVLELQGVNKNRRKRAREVLAQLGLEKYADRRPTQMSGGQQQRVAVARAVASQPKLVLADEPTANLDGENAGILLDMMRELNERLGTTFIFSTHDPRVIDYARRVITLVDGKIAKDIVKETDGDGQL
- a CDS encoding ABC transporter permease; the encoded protein is MRFGTVLYKYASRSLTRHVRRTLISMVGVGVGCAMSLIALSWMNGAFEMQVRAVAESGSGHLMIVHRKWPDLRENSLRLSDWEESLEKVRQNPGVRACSARARANGLLAFGNRSSGVQIMALQPETESEVNRVISRSQLEGRYLYPEELDSIVIGKSLAKRLSVELDDDLFITVPGLEDIHSAILRIVGILETGSQDLDLSICHVTLEALEAITEIPGAGEIVILLKDYNALDTVSNQLAEKMPENNLVITWKEVLPALASGMQGDKAIMRLLTTIVIVVVALGIMSAQLTAVLERRQEFAILSALGMKGGQITLIVFVESLLIGVGGALVALFVGGVVSWYLATYGINLLFFNPEGLGPSNILLDPRIYGSFGSWLITYALVISITAPVVASLYPAWKAAQIDPADALRTQ
- a CDS encoding ABC transporter permease; the protein is MTFALVASGEKSESPAEAEAGMIAGLDIDAETKRGGLLEGVPPEEWPAKGEVIIGTVLANRLNLKEKQLIAVISTDVDGFPVSELFTVKTIVDSNVELIKTLGVVMPIEEAGELLMMPDQVHELAVYGYDFMKADSLKEAITHIPALKDASIKTWREAIPEIVMVINVKKWFDILFLSIVFIAAAAGIANTAMMSTFERKHEFGLLLAMGARPARLVNMVIFESVILGLIGIAVGTFIGVAISTILSYTGFNYGFLGGSGADTSITYKEISFSLVIYPRLKLQHVVYGLVAVTLTSILASLWPALIAARLEPVEAMHRT